One window of Kryptolebias marmoratus isolate JLee-2015 linkage group LG3, ASM164957v2, whole genome shotgun sequence genomic DNA carries:
- the nacc1b gene encoding nucleus accumbens-associated protein 1, with translation MAQTLQMAIPNFGNNVLECLNEQRLQGLYCDVSVVVKGHAFKAHRAVLAASSSYFRDLFNAVGKSSVVELPPAVQPQSFQQILAFCYTGRLSMNVGDQFLLMYTAGFLQIQQIMEKGTEFFLKVSSPSCDSQGLHAEETPSSEPQSPVTQTAGTGGVGGAAATVGRPSSCLTPLPLVSKVKTEQTPATPQPAPQQQQQEGSPYSVVCTPVAKRLWEGGNRDGGGGSGGGGGGGMRKAARYSSSSSFSSSSTTIPPQDASGRGSAANSAMVGSGGATLVGGAGLNSNQNNNNNNNGGTPEGTSPGTLSMYTSDSPISYHDDEEEDDIVDESPEEQYRQICNMYTMYSMLNAGAAVVGEPVEALPDLAPDSGGGRGGRGGRSRQDLASLPAELISQIGNRCHPKLYEEGDPAEKLELVSGTSVFISRAQLMNCHVSAGTRHKVLLRRLLAAFFDRSTLANSCGTGIRSSTNDPSRKPLDNRVLHAVKFYCQNFAPSFKESEMNAIAADMCTNARRVVRKSWIPKLKLLMADSDAYSAFLADSVKMEADGLVGEQGFDPASLEAVTTAAAANNSDACSGAMTVDTMQGAGGDGSTLF, from the exons ATGGCTCAGACGCTGCAGATGGCGATCCCTAACTTTGGCAACAATGTCCTGGAGTGTCTGAACGAGCAGCGGCTGCAGGGCCTCTACTGTGACGTGTCCGTGGTCGTCAAGGGGCACGCCTTTAAG GCCCATCGTGCAGTGCTGGCAGCCAGCAGCTCCTACTTCCGGGATCTGTTCAATGCCGTGGGGAAGAGCTCTGTGGTGGAGCTACCTCCGGCTGTGCAACCGCAGAGCTTCCAGCAGATCCTGGCCTTCTGCTACACAGGACGCCTCAGCATGAATGTTGGAGACCAGTTTCTGCTCATGTACACCGCTGGCTTCCTCCAGATCCAGCAGATCATGGAGAAAGGCACAGAGTTTTTCCTCAAG GTCTCCTCTCCAAGCTGTGACTCCCAGGGCCTTCACGCTGAGGAGACCCCGTCCTCTGAGCCCCAGAGTCCCGTCACTCAAACAGCAGGGACGGGTGGAGTGGGTGGTGCTGCTGCTACTGTAGGAAGGCCTTCTTCTTGTCTGACACCCCTCCCCCTGGTGTCTAAGGTGAAGACCGAACAGACCCCCGCTACGCCTCAGCCGGctccgcagcagcagcag CAGGAAGGCTCACCGTACTCTGTGGTCTGCACCCCCGTGGCCAAGAGGctatgggaggggggaaaccGAGATGGGGGAGGAGGGTCCGGAGGAGGCGGGGGAGGCGGAATGAGGAAGGCAGCACGctactcttcctcctcttccttttcctcGTCTTCCACCACGATTCCGCCGCAGGACGCCTCTGGGCGCGGGTCGGCAGCCAACTCTGCCATGGTGGGCAGTGGCGGCGCCACTTTGGTGGGCGGAGCCGGACTCAACAGTaatcaaaacaataacaacaacaacaacggcGGGACCCCCGAGGGCACAAGTCCAGGCACGCTGAGCATGTACACCAGCGACTCGCCCATCAGTTACCACGACGACGAGGAAGAGGACGACATAGTTGACGAGTCGCCTGAGGAGCAGTACAGGCAGATCTGCAACATGTACACCATGTACAGCATGCTGAACGCCGGCGCTGCGG TGGTCGGGGAGCCAGTTGAGGCCCTGCCAGACTTGGCTCCTGACTCAGGTGGCGGCCGGGGGGGCAGAGGGGGGCGGTCCCGGCAGGACCTGGCATCGCTGCCCGCCGAGCTCATCAGCCAGATTGGTAACCGCTGCCACCCGAAGCTGTATGAGGAAGGCGACCCGGCCGAGAAGCTGGAGCTGGTGAGCGGCACCTCCGTCTTCATCTCCCGCGCCCAGCTCATGAACTGCCACGTCAGCGCTGGGACGCGCCACAAAGTGCTCCTCAGACGGCTGCTGGCAGCGTTCTTTGACAG GAGCACTCTGGCCAACAGTTGTGGAACTGGCATCCGCTCATCAACCAACGACCCCAGCCGCAAACCCTTGGACAATAGAGTACTGCATGCTGTCAAAt TCTACTGCCAGAACTTTGCGCCGAGCTTCAAGGAGAGCGAGATGAACGCCATCGCGGCCGACATGTGCACCAACGCCCGCCGCGTCGTCCGCAAGAGCTGGATCCCCAAGCTGAAACTGCTGATGGCCGACAGCGACGCCTACTCCGCCTTCCTGGCCGACAGTGTGAAGATGGAGGCCGACGGGCTGGTGGGCGAGCAGGGCTTCGACCCCGCCTCTCTGGAAGCCGTCACAACAGCGGCGGCCGCCAATAACAGTGACGCGTGCAGCGGCGCCATGACAGTGGACACCATGCAGGGGGCGGGAGGAGACGGCAGCACTTTGTTTTGA